The region AGATTTAAATCATCTGCCGTGCGGATGCCTGATCAGATCCTGAGCATGTTCTTCCAGATCTCGTCCCCGACGTGGTGGACGTTTTTCACTGCCTTGCCCTTCTCCCTGCTGAGGATCTTCTCCCTATCCATGACGAGCACCCCCACAGCCAGGACCTTGTTGTGCCTCTCGTCCGACACTGCAACCACGTCCCCTGGCTTCGCCCCTTCAGGCACGGATCTTATCCCGGGCGCCATGACATCTGCGCCGTTGCATATGTAAGGCACAGCGCCCATGTCGACGACAACCTTGGGTATTTCTGAGAGCACCCCCTCGGATGCCGTCAGGGCTGGCATCAGCTTCCCCTCCAGCTCAATCAGAACCGGCCTCTTCTCTTGGAGATAGACCCTCTCGCCGCTGCTTAGCTCGACCACTTCGAGCCCCTTCTTCCTGTCGATCGTCTCGGGCAGCTTGTGGGCGATCTCACCTGCCCTCTCGAGGATCTCCTTCATCTCCTTGGTGCTCACCGGATGCCGCTTCTTGATCAGCAAAATCTCATTCTCCGATAAACTTAAATAACGTTTTCAATACACTCCCAGAATGCTAATTAACCTTTACGGCTGGAATCCATTATGAGCGAAATTGGCGCAACAGAAATGCTGAGCGAGTCTCTCGGATCTTTCGTCCTAGTAAAGCTCAAGGGAGGCAGGGAGGTCCGGGGCCTGATGAGGAGCTTTGACCAACACCTGAACCTAGTCCTCGAGAACGCCGAGGAGCTCTTCCCCGATAAGGAGCCGAAGAAGCTCGGTGCGATTATAGTCAGGGGCGACAACGTAGTCATCGTTTCGCCTTCTCCGAGGTGAGCTGAATGAAGGGCACGACTTCATTCGGGAGGAGAAACAGGGGCAAAACACACGTGTCGTGCAGACGCTGTGGCAGGCACTCCTACAACGTAAGGGACAAGTTCTGTTCTGCCTGCGGCTTCGGCAAGACGCCCAAGATGCGGAACTAGGCTCGCCTTCCAGAACTGTACTCTGCAACCGTTTCTCTCGCCAT is a window of Candidatus Methanosuratincola sp. DNA encoding:
- a CDS encoding DUF1947 domain-containing protein produces the protein MLIKKRHPVSTKEMKEILERAGEIAHKLPETIDRKKGLEVVELSSGERVYLQEKRPVLIELEGKLMPALTASEGVLSEIPKVVVDMGAVPYICNGADVMAPGIRSVPEGAKPGDVVAVSDERHNKVLAVGVLVMDREKILSREKGKAVKNVHHVGDEIWKNMLRI
- a CDS encoding 50S ribosomal protein L37e — protein: MKGTTSFGRRNRGKTHVSCRRCGRHSYNVRDKFCSACGFGKTPKMRN
- a CDS encoding LSm family protein is translated as MSEIGATEMLSESLGSFVLVKLKGGREVRGLMRSFDQHLNLVLENAEELFPDKEPKKLGAIIVRGDNVVIVSPSPR